A genomic stretch from Mycosarcoma maydis chromosome 3, whole genome shotgun sequence includes:
- a CDS encoding uncharacterized protein (related to molybdopterin synthase large subunit) yields the protein MTGTLSQEGGLSPASAEASPSTSGSIRNQYGDEAVLTYSVLDEKQAMKFVADDGAGATVLFSGTTRDSFRGKKVTKLEYEAYSSLALKTLQSLLDNAHTSAPFAETPTPISANVDPQADHSSEDRVTRCYISHRLGVVGVGECSILIAVSSPHRKEAFVVAEWLLEEVKKNVAVWKREFYTTGDDLTALDGDARTYDPRKNEAVVDAADSQSWSWKANFPST from the coding sequence ATGACGGGCACTTTATCGCAAGAGGGTGGTCTGAGTCCTGCCTCAGCGGAAGCATCACCCTCTACGTCGGGCAGCATCAGGAATCAGTACGGAGACGAAGCAGTCCTCACCTACAGCGTGTTAGACGAGAAGCAAGCGATGAAATTTGTCGCCGACGACGGTGCTGGAGCTACTGTCCTTTTCAGTGGGACTACAAGGGACTCTTTCAGAGGCAAAAAAgtcaccaagctcgagtaCGAAGCATACTCTTCGCTAGCTTTAAAGACGCTCCAGTCGTTACTCGACAACGCGCACACGTCTGCTCCCTTTGCAGAAACGCCGACACCTATCTCTGCCAACGTAGATCCTCAAGCGGACCACTCGAGCGAAGACAGGGTGACAAGGTGCTATATTTCGCATCGACTTGGCGTAGTGGGCGTGGGCGAGTGCAGTATACTGATCGCGGTCAGCTCACCACATCGGAAGGAAGCATTTGTGGTAGCGGAATGGTTATTAGAAGAGGTTAAAAAGAACGTTGCCGTTTGGAAGCGGGAATTCTACACTACGGGAGATGACCTGACTGCATTGGATGGAGACGCCAGGACATATGATCCTAGGAAAAACGAAGCAGTagtcgatgctgctgacaGTCAAagctggagctggaagGCCAACTTTCCTAGCACATGA
- a CDS encoding putative ribonuclease T1, whose product MKFPLALLALVPVVAFAAPLEPRQGGVAVNCGGKSYSASQVNRAISNALSGQYSSSGYPHTYNNYEGFDFSEYCNGPYKEYPLKTSSSGYTGGSPGADRVVYDSNDGTFCGAITHTGASGNNFVGCDY is encoded by the exons ATGAAGTTTCCCCTTGCCCTCCTTGCTCTGGTCCCCGTTGTGGcctttgctgctcctcTTGAGCCGCGCCAGGGTGGTGTCGCTGTCAACTGCGGCGGCAAGAGCTACAGCGCATCGCAGGTAAACCGTGCCATCAGCAACGCTTTGAGCGGTCAGTACTCGAGTTCCGGCTACCCTCACACTTACAACAACTACGAAGGATTCGACTTTTCTGAATACTGCAACGGCCCATACAAGGAGTACCCCCTGAAGACTTCATCTTCTGGATACACTGGCGGATCGCCTGGTGCTGACCGCGTCGTGTATGACAGCAACGATGGCACTTTCTGTGGAGCT ATCACCCACACCGGCGCTTCGGGTAACAACTTTGTTGGATGCGACTACTAA
- a CDS encoding putative protein disulfide-isomerase precursor — MRLLHISLTLLVLAATALAGNVLDLTATKDFDKHIGKSQSVLVKYYAPWCGHCKNLAPIYEKVADAFADQKDAVLIAKVDADKNKELGQKAGIRGFPTLKWYPAGSTEPEEFNSGRDLDSIAKLVTEKSGKKSAIKPPPPPAAEQLTSRNFDKIVLDQDKDVLVEFYAPWCGHCKNLNPTYQQVAQDFAGDDDCVVAQMDADNEANKPIAQRYGVSSYPTLMFFPKGDKSNPKPYNGGRSEEEFIKFLNEKCQTWRIKGGLLSELAGRMPTLDGFAARWYTSSTDKRDTIYNEFIDYVNTMKTSPKSDKKKNDVGDVYLRVLEKASKSAGYIEKETKRLSTILKKHADGTSQLAAKKVDELTKKKNVLLAFVNERIAAQAEKQKKEAEKRKEEHKDEL; from the coding sequence ATGAGGCTTCTCCATATCTCCCTTACCCTACTGGTTCTGGCTGCCACGGCGCTAGCCGGCAATGTACTAGATTTGACCGCCACCAAGGATTTCGACAAGCACATTGGCAAATCTCAGAGCGTGCTCGTCAAATACTACGCACCATGGTGTGGACACTGCAAGAACCTAGCCCCCATCTACGAGAAAGTGGCCGATGCTTTTGCTGACCAAAAAGACGCTGTATTGATCGCTAAGGTGGACGCAGATAAGAACAAGGAACTTGGCCAAAAGGCCGGCATTCGAGGATTCCCGACGCTCAAATGGTATCCCGCCGGATCGACCGAGCCTGAAGAGTTCAACTCGGGCCGCGACCTCGACAGTATCGCTAAGCTCGTCACTGAAAAGAGCGGAAAGAAAAGCGCCATCAAGCCTCCCCCTCCTCCcgcagctgagcagctcacCAGCCGCAACTTTGACAAGATCGTGCTTGACCAAGACAAGGATGTGCTCGTTGAATTCTACGCTCCCTGGTGTGGTCACTGTAAGAACCTTAACCCTACCTATCAACAAGTGGCTCAAGACTTTGCCGGTGACGACGACTGCGTCGTTGCGCAAATGGACGCTGACAACGAAGCCAACAAGCCCATCGCTCAGCGCTACGGAGTATCATCATACCCCACCCTGATGTTCTTCCCCAAGGGCGACAAGAGCAATCCGAAGCCATACAACGGTGGACGAAGCGAGGAAGAGTTCATCAAGTTTCTCAACGAAAAGTGCCAAACGTGGCGCATCAAGGGTGGCCTTCTCTCTGAGCTTGCTGGCCGAATGCCCACTCTCGAcggctttgctgctcgttggTATACTTCGTCTACCGACAAGCGCGACACGATCTACAACGAATTCATCGACTATGTCAACACCATGAAGACGAGCCCTAAGagcgacaagaagaagaacgACGTGGGCGATGTCTACCTGCGTGTACTCGAAAAGGCCAGCAAGAGCGCTGGCTACATTGAGAAGGAGACCAAGCGTCTGAGCACCATTCTCAAGAAGCACGCCGATGGCACCAGCCAGCTTGCGGCCAAGAAGGTTGACGAGCTTaccaagaagaagaatGTTTTGCTCGCCTTTGTCAATGAGCGTATCGCTGCACAGGCCGaaaagcagaagaaggaaGCCGAAAAGCGAAAGGAGGAGCACAAGGACGAACTTTAG
- a CDS encoding uncharacterized protein (related to NCA2 - control of mitochondrial synthesis of Atp6p and Atp8p): protein MSYASDVYARLGSELELYDSLLSTASTPIEKDSDVESKSNLQDSSKAHHEAVQDQKRPIQDVLAAIRPVDGPHTLPSRKTLLSLLDKLDAIAQPSDASIEPRLEELKIVALSRLVVATYAVALETLLQDASKLEDETWYWTDIEESTQKTLSYLIQTLPVRLLNVGREVLELAANTATSTLKSTIDTSTSSKVRKVDMDTVRAALRSILDTPNLVTSMLFPYAFRVERGINLDAILAERDEQKRQVATLRTQLDANSQAGDNLSVISKTTKKQRVKALRSTLQTLTPTYLVRHEARCKRRGLVNERNRLAEALGRLALQHEALADQAQELGASSTDSTPSNHIVLGHLNAKLKVLVESFAESQKKPDTKAEQDLSDVKIDMNASLTADSTLSTLRLLLKEGFEEQEKRTEKVLSPTVFGQPSAFVQRWPKLVFYPVGLLLLARYLSNNWNGIEAKMKEAQETARSFLIGWVWEPCVALLDTIRHGNEGSVIMSRESLASDLQSLERMVSDFTADKYGTSGAELEALSAKVREGDLTPVLRVYETEMKSPVKSMVTGSLIRSLLIQIQKAKVDLEVAMSGIDKLLKSQQLLFGAVGIAPALGILYISQSYVRTKLLTLSTSRSESSGRGYQMRAWEAMRRVDRLLSSPATADGAPKASMEKPQQRRDDLTQGLLLLDLSTLRSASGPLLMNLSKGKKAVARRLQRQFLQDIRDLESGEHSAVERMWRSWGHSVLRLPAH from the coding sequence ATGTCGTACGCATCCGATGTCTAcgctcgtctcggctccgagctcgagctgtaTGACTCGCTACTTTCTACAGCCAGCACCCCGATCGAAAAGGACTCTGATGTTGAAAGCAAGTCGAACCTGCaagacagcagcaaagcacaCCATGAGGCGGTGCAGGACCAAAAGAGGCCCATTCAAGATGTTCTAGCCGCAATCCGACCCGTTGATGGGCCGCATACGCTGCCGTCTCGAAAAACGCTGCTTAGCCTGCTAGACAAGCTGGATGCAATAGCACAACCGTCGGATGCCAGTATCGAGCCTCGCCTAGAGGAACTCAAGATCGTCGCTTTATCTCGTCTGGTGGTAGCGACATATGCAGTCGCTCTCGAAACGCTGCTTCAAGAtgccagcaagctcgaagacgagacATGGTATTGGACCGACATCGAAGAGTCGACGCAAAAGACTTTGTCGTACCTGATCCAGACTCTTCCAGTGCGTTTGCTCAACGTTGGCAGAGAGGTGTTGGAGCTCGCAGCCAACACAGCTACAAGTACACTCAAGAGTACAATCGACACTAGCACCTCGTCAAAAGTGAGGAAAGTCGATATGGACACGGTGCGTGCTGCTTTACGCAGTATCCTCGACACGCCCAACCTGGTCACCTCCATGCTGTTTCCCTATGCGTTCCGCGTGGAGAGAGGTATTAACCTCGATGCCATCCTCGCAGAGCGCGATGAACAGAAGCGACAGGTGGCAACTCTGCGAACACAGCTCGATGCCAACAGTCAAGCGGGCGATAATCTTTCCGTCATCTCGAAAACAACCAAGAAGCAACGTGTCAAGGCGTtacgctcgacgctgcagacTCTTACTCCGACCTATCTTGTGCGCCATGAGGCGAGATGTAAGCGTCGAGGATTGGTCAACGAGCGCAACCGCCTGGCTGAGGCGCTTGGCCGCTTGGCTCTGCAGCATGAAGCGCTGGCTGACCAGGCACAGGAGCTTGGCGCTTCTTCGACCGATTCGACACCTTCCAATCACATTGTGCTCGGTCATCTGAACGCCAAACTCAAGGTACTCGTCGAAAGTTTCGCTGAGAGCCAGAAAAAGCCCGATACTaaagccgagcaagacTTGAGCGacgtcaagatcgacatgaACGCTAGCCTAACTGCCGATTCCACGCTCAGCACGCTTCGACTGTTGTTAAAAGAAGGCTTCGAGGAACAAGAAAAGCGAACGGAAAAAGTGCTGTCTCCCACAGTGTTTGGGCAACCTTCCGCATTCGTTCAGCGATGGcccaagctcgtcttctACCCTGTCGGTCTATTGCTTCTCGCTCGATACCTTTCAAACAACTGGAATGGTATCGAGGCGAAAATGAAAGAGGCACAGGAGACGGCGCGAAGCTTCCTGATTGGGTGGGTGTGGGAGCCATGCGTAGCTCTGCTTGACACTATCCGACACGGCAACGAAGGAAGCGTAATCATGTCTCGTGAATCGCTCGCTTCGGATTTGCAATCGCTAGAGAGGATGGTGAGCGATTTCACTGCAGATAAGTATGGCACGTCGGGTGCCGAACTCGAAGCTCTCTCTGCCAAAGTGAGGGAAGGCGATCTCACCCCTGTTCTTCGAGTGTACGAAACAGAGATGAAGAGTCCCGTCAAATCGATGGTGACCGGCTCACTGATCCGCTCCTTGCTGATCCAGATTCAAAAAGCCAAGGTCGACCTGGAAGTGGCCATGTCGGgcatcgacaagctgctcaagagccagcagcttcttTTCGGCGCTGTGGGTATTGCGCCGGCGTTGGGCATTCTATACATCTCGCAGAGTTACGTGCGTACCAAGCTGTTGACGCTTAGCACATCGAGGTCCGAGTCATCGGGTCGAGGATATCAGATGCGCGCATGGGAAGCTATGCGTCGTGTCGACCGACTGCTTTCTTCTCCTGCCACAGCTGATGGAGCGCCTAAAGCATCGATGGAGAAGCCGCAACAACGTCGCGATGATTTGACGCAGGGCTTGTTACTGCTGGACCTGTCGACCTTGCGTTCGGCATCAGGACCGCTGCTGATGAACTTGTCAAAGGGAAAGAAGGCCGTAGCGCGTCGTTTGCAGCGTCAATTCCTGCAAGACATTCGCGACCTCGAATCGGGGGAGCACAGCGCTGTCGAACGCATGTGGAGGAGCTGGGGACATTCGGTGTTGCGCTTACCGGCACACTAA
- a CDS encoding tryptophan amino transferase (transaminase), with amino-acid sequence MTPSAQVANVDPNPYFGDKVGDLASTSETYPKASRVDPARFLSQVSHDRPASAIRSLFPAELIPGMLSLLAGKPNPDTFPFESLSLNLKPEAEAGPTQLNIQGEDLVSALQYGATSGIPKLVQWITELQVHMHKREAVTPGSKLDGVAGRTPWRVTTGNGSQDLLNKTFDALLNPGDVILVESPAYTGILPSLVMIKANIVPVTSDDQGMMSSRLAEILANWETDPQTASLARPKCLYTTPTGANPAGTTASDERKRQILALARQYDFLVLEDDPYYYLHFEGLDQDAVTRPRCRSYWSLEEEHRERWGTGRVIRFESFSKILAAGLRLGFATGPNEILDAVDANTAMSNLQPSGLAGVVAYTLLNYWGIPGFLRHVDNVARYYAKRRDNFEAKANKVLGAAGVAQWVTPVAGMFLWLRLNLPPTGQGESEGDSFALISDKAKAAGVLAVPGVAFIPDGSKSCYVRTSFSIIAEDDVEEAFNRLRNVVLDAWKDAGKPMPELA; translated from the coding sequence ATGACACCTTCCGCCCAAGTTGCCAATGTCGACCCCAACCCTTACTTTGGCGACAAGGTAGGAGACCTAGCTTCTACCTCGGAAACCTACCCTAAGGCAAGCCGTGTCGATCCAGCGCGGTTCCTCAGCCAGGTCTCGCACGATCGACCGGCTTCTGCCATCCGATCCCTTTTCCCTGCCGAGTTGATCCCCGGTatgctgtcgctgcttgcTGGTAAGCCGAACCCGGACACGTTTCCATTTGAGAGCCTCTCGCTGAACCTCAAGCCGGAAGCTGAAGCTGGACCGACGCAGCTCAACATTCAGGGCGAAGACCTTGTATCGGCGCTTCAGTACGGTGCCACTTCGGGAATCCCCAAACTCGTGCAGTGGATCACTGAGCTTCAAGTACACATGCACAAACGAGAGGCCGTCACGCCCGGttccaagctcgacggtGTCGCAGGCAGGACGCCTTGGCGCGTGACCACGGGCAACGGATCGCAGGATCTGCTTAACAAGACCTTTgatgcgctgctcaacccTGGCGATGTGATCTTGGTCGAATCGCCTGCGTATACGGGTATCTTGCCTTCGTTAGTGATGATCAAGGCGAACATTGTGCCCGTGACCAGTGACGATCAGGGTATGATGTCAAGCCGGCTTGCCGAGATCTTGGCAAACTGGGAGACGGATCCTCAGACAGCTTCACTCGCGCGACCCAAGTGTCTCTACACGACTCCGACTGGTGCTAATCCCGCTGGAACAACCGCCTCGGATGAGCGCAAGCGACAGATCCTTGCACTTGCTCGACAGTACGATTTCCTAGTGCTCGAAGACGACCCCTACTACTACCTGCACTTTGAAGGTCTAGACCAGGACGCTGTGACACGACCTCGATGCCGAAGCTACTGGTcgctggaagaggagcacCGCGAACGATGGGGAACAGGTCGGGTCATTCGTTTCGAGAGCTTCTCCAAGATCCTTGCCGCCGGACTTCGACTCGGTTTCGCGACAGGACCCAACGAGATTCTTGACGCAGTCGATGCCAACACTGCCATGTCCAATTTGCAACCCTCTGGTCTGGCCGGTGTGGTGGCGTACACACTGCTCAACTATTGGGGTATCCCGGGCTTTTTGCGCCACGTCGACAACGTGGCGCGATACTACGCTAAGCGTCGTGACAATTTTGAGGCTAAAGCGAACAAGGTATTGGGCGCAGCTGGTGTAGCACAATGGGTTACACCGGTCGCCGGAATGTTTTTGTGGCTGAGGCTCAACCTTCCACCCACAGGTCAGGGTGAGTCGGAAGGCGACAGTTTTGCCTTGATCTCGGATAAGGCCAAGGCGGCAGGTGTATTGGCAGTACCCGGCGTAGCATTCATTCCGGACGGCAGCAAATCGTGCTATGTGCGCACCAGTTTCAGTATCATTGCCGAGGACGATGTCGAAGAGGCCTTCAATCGCCTCCGAAATGTGGTGCTGGACGCCTGGAAGGACGCTGGTAAGCCGATGCCTGAGCTCGCTTAA